A window of Desulfovibrio oxyclinae DSM 11498 genomic DNA:
CAGAACACGAGCAGACTCCCGGCGAAAACCGAGTCGCCCAGTGCCGAGAGCGTATAGCTTGTGGTATCGCGCACTTTGTAGAACATCTTTTCCGGGAACCGCCCATCATGGATGTTCTGTTCCAGATGCAGATAGATGCCGGCCAGACAGGGAAGCCAGAACGGATGCGACTGATGATGTCGCACATAGCGGCGAAGGGCCCTGCGGTACGCGGCGGAATCCGGATGGATGGCGCGCAGGCCGGGCATCATCGCATAGGTCATGCCTATATTCTGCATGCCGCGGGTGTTGAAGCAGGCACCGCCCAGCCAGCAACGCACGAACGTACGCATGAAGGCCTGTGCCTTGCCCTCCCGCATGAGGCTATCCGTGCTGCCGAGTCCGATGGCCGTTCCCTCCAAAATACTTGCCGGATCAGCCGGGAAGCAGGCTGATTCTCTGAAGATAGCGCGAAATCAAAATCGCCGCCACCACCTTGAGCTCGTCCCACGGAGCAAAGGGAATGACCCCCACGGTGAGCGTCTTGCCCCAGGTGAGATCAAGGGACATCTTCAGCCACACCGAGCCGATGCCGTAAATGACCAGCATGGCGCAAAGCCCCCAGAACAAGCCGGAAATCCAACCGAAGCCACCTTGTTCATCCCGTACCCGTCCTGTAAAAAGCGGTGACAACAGGAATCCGACCAGATACCCGCCCGTCGGCCCCAACGCGTAGCCGATCCCCGCGCCGCCGCCGCTGAAGACCGGCATCCCGGCGATGCCCGCCAGAATGTAAAGCCCCACGGCAGCCATGCCGTACCGGGGACCGAGGATCATGCCCGCCAGAAACACGAACAGCGGCTGCATGGAGATTGGCACCGGCCCGATGGGGACGATGAGGTATGCGCCAACGGCGATGGCCGATGCCATGATCGCCGTCCATACGATGAGACTCAAACGTTGGATGCCTTCAGCCATTGCGGATCTCCGGTTGTTCCGCACCGACGGGATCCAGCCCGGCCGCGCGGATGCGTTTAAGGTCCTCTTCCGGACCTTCGCCCGGTGTTGTCAGATAATCTCCGGTCATCACTCCGGTAATGCCCGCCCCGAAAGGCTTGGCCGCACTCTCCGGACTGAACACTGCGGGACGTCCGCCGCAAAGCCGCAGCTGCCTGTCCGGAAGCAGAAACCGCAGCAATGCCAGCGTCCTCAGCGCTTCCGAAGGCGTCATCACGGAACGCCCCTCCAGCGGGGTGCCGGGCACCGGCGTCAGAAAATTCACGGGAACCGAGGGCACCCCCAGTTCCGCAAGCGTCAACGCCAGCTCGGCGCGGTGCTCCCAGCTTTCCCCTAGTCCGAAAATACCACCGGAGCACACGAAAAGCCCTTCCTCCAACGCATCCCGGACGGCCTGCACGTCCTCTTCGTAGTCATGCGTGGAGCAGATGCTGGGGAAATACGAGGCCGACGTCTCCAGATTATGATGGTATCCGGCCATTCCCGCACGTTTCAGCTCACGAAGCACGTCCCGGCTCACTATGCCCGGGGACGCGTCAGGCGTGACCCCTGCCTCGGCCGCCGCCCTCAGGCAACGGGAAAATTCATCCAGCTCCCCCTCGCGCAGCCCCGTGCCGCTGATGACCACCCCGAAGCGGCTCGCACCGCCGCGTCTGGCTTCCTGAGCCGCGCGGCCCACTTCACCGGGATCCAGCAAGGGGTATTCGTCACAGCCGGTGTCATGATGCGCGGACTGGGCGCAAAACGAACAGTTCTCGGGACACCGTCCGCTGCGGGCGTTGACGATGGCGCAGACATGCATCCGGTTGCCGAAGAAGTGGTACCGCACGGATTGCGCGGCCTGCATCAACTCCGTGATGCGCTCGTCCGGGCACAGGGCCACGGCTTCGATATCCGTATCGGCCAGCGCCCTGCCCTCCACGGCGCGTTTCGCCAAGCGCTCGAAAGTCATTGCGTACGCATCCTTGCATAAAGCTGTTTGGCGGTCCAGCCGCTCAGCCGCGCCGCGGCACGTCGGGCGACCTCCTTGGGCTTGCCCCCGGCCTCGGCCTCCTGCGCCAGCACGCGGTCGGCCTCATCGGCTTCGCTCACGGCTCCCTCTTCGGGTGGGCCGATGACCACCGTCGCCTCGCCCCGAATCTCGAAATGCGCCGCATCCGGGGAAGCGAGGGTGCCGTACAGGTACTCCTCGTAATCCTTGGTCAGCTCACGGGCGATGCAGTACGGACGGTCGCCCAACGCCTTGAAGGCTGCGGAAAGGGATGCCTCCAGCCGGGTCTTGCGCTCGAAGAACACCAGCGTGGCGCCCGTGTCGCGATATGCCTGAAAAAATTTAGTCGCCTGTCCTTCCTTGCGCGGCGGAAAGCCGAGAAAGGCGTAGGGGATGGGCGGCAGCCCGCAGGCGGAGAGCGCAGTCACGGGTGCGCTGGGGCCGGGCACGGGCCGCACGGGCAGCCCGGCGTCGCGACAGCCGCGCACCAGCCGGAATCCGGGGTCGGACATGAGCGGCGTCCCGGCATCGGAGACAAGGGCCACGGCCTCGCCCGCCTCGATGCGGGCAAGCACCATGGCGGTCTTGGTCGCCTCGTTGTGTTCGTGAAAACTGGTCATGTCGCCGGACCGCTCCACGCCGCAGCGCTGAAGCAGCAGTCCGGTGCGTCGGGTGTCCTCCGCCAGTATCAGGGAGGCGGCGGAAAGAACCGCTGCCGCCCTCGGCGAGAGGTCCCCGTCGTTGCCCAGCGGCGTGGCCACCACGTACAGGCCGGGGGAAGGAAATTCGTTCGATTCGTTCATGGCTGGTACCGTCCTGTGGGATCGGGGGTTCTTCTACCACCGGGAGCCGCAGGACGGAAGCGGCAATTTTCCCGGTTTTCAGGCGTAATCAGCGGCGTCGATAACGTCGCGGTACAGCGTGATTTCAAGACCATCGGCCCCTTCGGAGACCGCGGCCAGATCGAAACGACACGGCACCTCCCACTGGTCGCTGGCGGAAAGATAATGCGAGGCAGCTCTGACAAGCCGGGAACACTTCTCACGGCTCAGGGCCTGCGAGGCGCAGCCGCGCGAGCCGCGCCCGCGCGTCTTGACCTCCACGAACACGAGAGTGTCCCCGTCGCGGCAGACCAGATCAAGCTCCAGCCGCCCGTGACGCCAGTTGCGTTCCAGCACCCGAACCCCCTCGGACTCCAGATGACGGGCCGCCGCATCCTCGCCCATGCCGCCCGCGCCGGGCATTATGCTCTTCAGAATTGCGCGCATGGTGCCAAGTAGCACACCGTCGCGCGGCGGTCCATGGGCCGCCAATTCACATTTCCTTGAACTTGCAGGGCGCGAGGCGTATGCAGTCCGCATGAAACACGACGACACCAACGCACAGGGCGGCGCGGCGCCGGTTCGCGACCGCGTGACGCGGATAGCGGATTTTCTCTTTGAATGCGGCATGCTTCGCAAAACGCCCAGAACCGGCTACCAGTTCCTTGGCTCCGGCTCGGAGAACGTGGCGGAACATTCGTTTCGCACTGCGGTCATCGGCTACGTGCTGGCGCGAAT
This region includes:
- a CDS encoding YraN family protein, translating into MRAILKSIMPGAGGMGEDAAARHLESEGVRVLERNWRHGRLELDLVCRDGDTLVFVEVKTRGRGSRGCASQALSREKCSRLVRAASHYLSASDQWEVPCRFDLAAVSEGADGLEITLYRDVIDAADYA
- the rsmI gene encoding 16S rRNA (cytidine(1402)-2'-O)-methyltransferase — translated: MNESNEFPSPGLYVVATPLGNDGDLSPRAAAVLSAASLILAEDTRRTGLLLQRCGVERSGDMTSFHEHNEATKTAMVLARIEAGEAVALVSDAGTPLMSDPGFRLVRGCRDAGLPVRPVPGPSAPVTALSACGLPPIPYAFLGFPPRKEGQATKFFQAYRDTGATLVFFERKTRLEASLSAAFKALGDRPYCIARELTKDYEEYLYGTLASPDAAHFEIRGEATVVIGPPEEGAVSEADEADRVLAQEAEAGGKPKEVARRAAARLSGWTAKQLYARMRTQ
- a CDS encoding biotin transporter BioY; translation: MAEGIQRLSLIVWTAIMASAIAVGAYLIVPIGPVPISMQPLFVFLAGMILGPRYGMAAVGLYILAGIAGMPVFSGGGAGIGYALGPTGGYLVGFLLSPLFTGRVRDEQGGFGWISGLFWGLCAMLVIYGIGSVWLKMSLDLTWGKTLTVGVIPFAPWDELKVVAAILISRYLQRISLLPG
- the bioB gene encoding biotin synthase BioB, whose protein sequence is MTFERLAKRAVEGRALADTDIEAVALCPDERITELMQAAQSVRYHFFGNRMHVCAIVNARSGRCPENCSFCAQSAHHDTGCDEYPLLDPGEVGRAAQEARRGGASRFGVVISGTGLREGELDEFSRCLRAAAEAGVTPDASPGIVSRDVLRELKRAGMAGYHHNLETSASYFPSICSTHDYEEDVQAVRDALEEGLFVCSGGIFGLGESWEHRAELALTLAELGVPSVPVNFLTPVPGTPLEGRSVMTPSEALRTLALLRFLLPDRQLRLCGGRPAVFSPESAAKPFGAGITGVMTGDYLTTPGEGPEEDLKRIRAAGLDPVGAEQPEIRNG